One segment of Haloplanus natans DSM 17983 DNA contains the following:
- a CDS encoding TRAP transporter large permease, whose amino-acid sequence MIVAALSTGELLLFATVLCVVLFAIGIPIYLVFGFWGLVYHATSASFPISNIATEHYAVLQTFPFTAIPLFILVGDLIYESGIAEDVVEFTRETIGWWPGSTGNTAIGTASIFSAITGSNAATTASVGNALYPQMEDEGYEDTYAAGTIAAGGVLGAIIPPSILLIIYGVAFGVSIVELFKAGIAPGIGMLIVLVGINTYYSKRNSYGSQTSRGIDPLEAVKAAWNAKIGIGTIVILLGGIFAGIFTPTESAAVAVIYILALSVGTGRITSFEQIVRASFSSLLLLGVIIPMVVTSVLIQQSMSNLGLQTLIANAVIGLQHPYLILFAILAIIWIAGTVMDATPNLLLTAPMLAPAAAEIGWGPIVWGMIFMMGDSVGFITPPYGLNLYIISGIAEIDYIRVARAVVPYLLGLVGVWIGYAVIHLYV is encoded by the coding sequence ATGATCGTCGCGGCACTCTCGACCGGCGAACTCCTGCTGTTCGCGACGGTGCTCTGTGTGGTCCTGTTCGCCATCGGAATCCCGATCTATCTCGTCTTCGGCTTTTGGGGGCTGGTGTACCACGCTACCTCCGCGAGCTTCCCGATCAGCAACATAGCCACGGAACATTACGCCGTTCTGCAGACCTTCCCGTTCACGGCGATTCCGCTGTTCATCCTCGTCGGAGACCTGATATACGAGTCCGGCATCGCGGAGGATGTCGTCGAATTCACCAGGGAGACGATCGGCTGGTGGCCGGGATCGACCGGGAACACGGCGATCGGAACGGCGTCGATATTCTCGGCGATAACCGGGTCGAACGCCGCGACCACGGCATCGGTCGGGAACGCCCTGTACCCCCAGATGGAAGACGAGGGGTACGAAGACACCTACGCCGCAGGGACCATCGCCGCCGGCGGCGTTCTCGGGGCAATCATTCCACCTAGTATCCTGCTGATAATTTACGGCGTCGCCTTCGGCGTCTCGATCGTCGAACTGTTCAAGGCCGGCATCGCCCCCGGAATCGGGATGTTGATCGTCCTCGTCGGGATCAACACGTACTACTCGAAAAGGAACAGCTACGGGTCGCAGACGAGCCGCGGAATCGACCCGCTCGAGGCGGTCAAAGCCGCGTGGAACGCGAAGATCGGCATCGGAACGATCGTGATCCTGTTGGGTGGGATCTTTGCGGGGATCTTCACCCCGACCGAGTCGGCCGCCGTGGCGGTCATCTACATTCTCGCCCTGTCGGTCGGCACGGGGAGAATCACCTCTTTCGAACAGATCGTTCGCGCCTCGTTCTCGTCGTTGCTGTTGCTCGGGGTCATCATTCCGATGGTCGTGACGTCGGTCCTGATCCAACAGAGTATGTCGAATTTGGGGCTGCAGACGCTGATAGCCAACGCAGTCATCGGGCTCCAACACCCGTATCTCATCCTCTTTGCGATCCTCGCCATCATCTGGATCGCCGGGACGGTGATGGACGCGACGCCGAACCTGCTTCTCACGGCGCCGATGCTGGCCCCCGCTGCTGCGGAAATCGGGTGGGGTCCGATCGTCTGGGGAATGATCTTCATGATGGGCGACTCGGTCGGGTTCATCACGCCACCGTACGGGTTGAATCTCTACATCATCAGCGGCATCGCCGAAATCGACTACATCAGGGTCGCCCGAGCCGTGGTGCCGTATCTACTCGGACTGGTCGGGGTCTGGATCGGCTACGCGGTGATACATCTGTACGTCTGA
- a CDS encoding IclR family transcriptional regulator, producing the protein MSEHTSDEPRTVGATETSFAVIERLRDRSGATVTELAADLGASKSTVHNHLRTLVELGYVVTEGSVYHLGLQFLDLGNAARDRLDLYDVTKQGVDELVSTTDEHGYVMVEEGGRGVYIYQSTTERGVQTDSHIGTTVDLHATAVGKAYLAHLEEPRRSELLENIELRERTPSTYTDRNAFEAELDAVRKQGFAFNDEERFVGMRAVGAPVLGPDDEVLASISVSGPTTRLEGERYRSELPELVTQTARLIGIRASYS; encoded by the coding sequence ATGTCGGAGCACACGTCGGACGAACCGCGGACGGTGGGAGCGACCGAAACGTCGTTCGCCGTCATCGAACGGCTCCGTGACCGGAGCGGGGCGACTGTCACCGAACTCGCCGCCGACCTCGGCGCCTCGAAGAGCACGGTTCACAACCATCTCAGGACACTCGTCGAATTGGGATACGTCGTCACGGAGGGGAGCGTCTACCATCTCGGTCTCCAGTTTCTGGACCTCGGCAACGCGGCCCGCGACCGGTTGGACCTGTACGACGTGACGAAACAGGGCGTCGACGAACTCGTCTCCACGACGGACGAACACGGGTACGTGATGGTCGAAGAAGGGGGGCGCGGCGTCTACATCTACCAGTCGACGACCGAACGCGGCGTGCAGACGGACTCCCACATCGGCACCACGGTCGACCTCCACGCGACCGCAGTCGGGAAGGCGTATCTCGCCCACCTCGAGGAACCGCGCCGGAGTGAACTGCTCGAAAACATCGAACTCCGGGAACGAACGCCGTCGACGTACACCGATCGTAACGCGTTCGAGGCGGAACTGGACGCGGTGCGGAAACAGGGATTCGCGTTCAACGACGAGGAGCGGTTCGTCGGCATGCGTGCCGTCGGCGCCCCCGTTCTCGGCCCCGACGACGAGGTGCTCGCATCGATCAGCGTCTCCGGACCGACGACCCGACTGGAAGGCGAGCGATACCGCTCCGAACTGCCCGAACTGGTCACCCAGACTGCCCGACTGATCGGGATTCGGGCGTCGTACTCCTGA
- the dctP gene encoding substrate-binding domain-containing protein: MSRDSDVSRRTVIKTTGAVGAFGVSLAGCSGGGGGGTDTGSDGSGGGSTDTSSGGSEAELTLTIGGVMTKPGSAWEGAQPSGHWEFEKRVEERTGGRIQVENVAEGQLCGELTCPDKVRQGAVEIGSASIGNSTKFYPMNDIWMLPFTFPSPQSLGYVHQKPETWEQWWVPFAQEFGVVPLWMHAPTLRSINIGLDRSNSRDSAHRLPADVKGMDCRRTGSQVSGICLNEWGMSPVSVSWADSLQGLRTGVVGGMEAAISPICAYQGNMADSLGESVHNQWTIHNDVKWASVEWLKGLSEENRAIIAEESRRIYRDLVRMNPEIHQQRLGTHTDDPPESACVNEHDLQVNYIEGDEQRQWMDMVSYEQNADLYSDIIGSADQIGVDGEAFHEYLHDSARESAVPDGFWGDDYTVDAWWDDYLEEM; the protein is encoded by the coding sequence ATGTCACGAGACAGTGACGTATCTAGACGGACGGTTATCAAAACGACCGGGGCGGTGGGAGCGTTCGGAGTGAGTCTCGCGGGCTGTTCGGGGGGCGGTGGCGGCGGTACGGACACCGGTTCGGACGGGTCGGGCGGCGGCAGTACGGACACCAGTTCGGGCGGGTCGGAGGCGGAACTCACGCTGACGATCGGCGGGGTGATGACGAAGCCGGGGAGTGCGTGGGAAGGAGCACAACCGTCCGGTCACTGGGAGTTCGAAAAGCGTGTCGAGGAGCGGACCGGCGGTCGAATACAGGTAGAAAACGTCGCCGAGGGACAGCTCTGTGGAGAGCTGACCTGCCCGGACAAAGTCCGACAGGGCGCAGTCGAGATCGGGAGCGCCTCGATCGGGAACTCGACGAAATTCTATCCGATGAACGATATCTGGATGTTGCCGTTTACGTTCCCGAGTCCGCAGTCGCTCGGCTACGTCCATCAGAAGCCCGAAACGTGGGAACAGTGGTGGGTTCCGTTCGCACAGGAGTTCGGCGTCGTTCCCCTGTGGATGCACGCACCGACGCTGCGGTCGATCAACATCGGCCTCGACAGATCCAACAGTCGGGATTCGGCCCACCGGCTGCCCGCGGACGTCAAGGGGATGGACTGTCGTCGGACCGGCAGTCAGGTGTCCGGAATCTGTCTCAACGAGTGGGGGATGAGCCCGGTTTCCGTGTCCTGGGCGGACAGCCTTCAGGGCCTGCGAACCGGGGTGGTAGGCGGCATGGAAGCGGCGATTTCACCCATCTGTGCGTATCAAGGTAACATGGCCGACTCGCTGGGGGAGAGCGTCCACAACCAGTGGACGATCCACAACGACGTGAAGTGGGCCAGCGTCGAGTGGCTCAAGGGGCTGTCGGAGGAAAACAGGGCGATCATCGCCGAGGAATCCCGGAGGATCTATCGGGATCTCGTGCGGATGAACCCCGAAATCCACCAGCAGAGACTCGGAACCCATACCGACGACCCGCCGGAGAGCGCCTGCGTGAACGAACACGACCTGCAGGTAAACTACATCGAAGGCGACGAGCAACGGCAGTGGATGGATATGGTCTCGTACGAGCAAAACGCCGATCTGTACTCGGACATTATCGGGAGCGCCGATCAGATCGGGGTCGACGGGGAGGCGTTCCACGAATACCTGCACGACTCCGCCCGGGAGTCCGCGGTCCCGGACGGGTTCTGGGGCGACGACTACACCGTCGACGCGTGGTGGGACGACTACCTCGAAGAGATGTAA
- a CDS encoding dipeptidase produces MSDETPVFDYASSAPWEQVIEAYGGSEELAAAIEGMVADGKPRDECWEAIWDHEVRQFEADSECRRRVRDVYGAAGVDLLSVTPWTHERGVSERTGQRRDLARWQARFDAADWLHKVTSPAEARRVAADGDVGVILNTQNVGAAIDGSLDRIDTLYNEGVRLFQLTYNYQNRLGTGCNDPSGGGLSTFGRAAVDRINDLGGVVDLSHCGKRTTLDAIAYSEEPVAVTHATCQGVAQHYRGKSDEELTALADADGYLGIVALPWFIAPGVDDPTLDVFVEHLAHASDILGVDRVGIGTDFYPADVRFPEELLSYYEDHIIELGFDEETVRERETAAGIGDFETYRDWDRVREAVDSRFGEAAPGILGDNFLAFWERAV; encoded by the coding sequence ATGAGCGACGAGACACCGGTCTTCGACTACGCGTCCTCGGCCCCGTGGGAGCAGGTCATCGAGGCGTACGGTGGGTCCGAGGAGTTGGCAGCGGCGATCGAGGGGATGGTCGCGGACGGCAAACCGAGAGACGAGTGCTGGGAGGCCATCTGGGATCACGAAGTCCGGCAGTTCGAGGCGGACAGTGAGTGTCGGCGTCGGGTACGGGACGTGTACGGGGCGGCGGGCGTCGACCTCCTCAGCGTGACGCCGTGGACACACGAGAGGGGTGTCTCGGAGCGGACGGGACAGCGGCGTGACCTCGCCCGGTGGCAGGCACGGTTCGACGCTGCCGACTGGCTACACAAGGTGACCTCGCCCGCGGAGGCTCGGCGTGTCGCGGCCGACGGTGATGTCGGCGTGATCCTCAACACGCAGAACGTCGGCGCGGCCATCGACGGCTCGCTCGACCGGATCGACACCCTGTACAACGAGGGTGTGCGGCTCTTCCAGCTCACGTACAACTACCAGAACCGGCTCGGGACGGGCTGTAACGACCCGTCCGGGGGTGGACTCTCGACGTTCGGTCGGGCCGCAGTCGATCGAATCAACGATCTGGGCGGGGTGGTCGACCTCTCTCACTGCGGGAAGCGGACGACGCTCGACGCCATCGCGTACTCCGAGGAGCCGGTCGCCGTGACACACGCGACGTGTCAGGGCGTCGCACAGCACTACCGGGGCAAATCCGACGAGGAACTGACCGCGCTCGCCGACGCGGACGGTTATCTGGGTATCGTGGCGCTCCCGTGGTTCATCGCCCCCGGTGTCGACGACCCGACGCTCGACGTCTTCGTCGAGCATCTGGCACACGCGAGCGACATCCTCGGCGTCGACAGGGTGGGCATCGGCACCGACTTCTATCCGGCCGACGTGCGGTTTCCGGAGGAACTCCTCTCGTACTACGAGGATCACATCATCGAACTCGGGTTCGACGAGGAAACGGTCCGGGAGCGGGAGACGGCTGCGGGTATCGGCGACTTCGAGACGTATCGGGACTGGGACCGTGTTCGCGAGGCGGTCGACTCCCGCTTCGGCGAGGCGGCGCCGGGAATCCTGGGCGATAACTTCCTCGCGTTCTGGGAGCGTGCGGTGTAG
- a CDS encoding BCCT family transporter has protein sequence MAQSTDSGVFRQFVDEIDTIPFVLGALITFVFIGLAAVRTELVSQSISSAFTVFGQGLAWLYLLSMLLMIGVGAYLMLSPYGKIKLGDGDPEYSNFSYLSMFFSAGLSAGIVFFGPVEALTHYSTVPTLFSSGVEAGTTGAMVPALAYAIFHYGISAWGGYLAIGIPVAYYVYEYGAPFRTSTVLLPVLGAKNLDGVIGRTIDTLAVVATLGGIATGLGFIATQILTGITYRTGIQFGNVETLLAITGITIIFTLSLVAGVDRGIRRLSDFNVAMMAVLLLATLIGGIVLDSISGAAVLNTGVLAIGTYLGNFFRMSLFTGIGTDGGAVWTSFWTVFYWSWWIAWAPFVGLFLARISKGRTIREVLFTAFVTMTSVSVVWFTVVGGTSMWLQQTGTADILGAVNQFGDGVAGYALFGALPLGELWQPLFLILVVTFFATSADSSTLAVAMLTTGGKEDPSSINRVFWGVLQGLIASILVVLGGASALRSSVIVTGAPFAVVCVVAMFVFMWKLAKDHGSPLVDGERTWIRSPKGAKTSTSADDGNTMVAEDD, from the coding sequence ATGGCTCAATCAACCGATTCAGGAGTGTTTAGACAGTTCGTCGACGAGATCGACACCATTCCGTTCGTGCTCGGGGCACTGATTACGTTCGTGTTCATCGGACTGGCCGCCGTCAGGACGGAGCTGGTGTCACAGAGCATCTCCTCCGCTTTCACCGTGTTCGGGCAGGGGCTCGCGTGGCTCTACCTCCTCTCGATGCTGTTGATGATCGGCGTCGGCGCCTACCTGATGCTCAGCCCGTACGGGAAGATCAAACTCGGGGACGGCGATCCGGAGTACAGCAACTTTTCGTATCTGTCGATGTTCTTCTCGGCCGGCCTCTCGGCCGGCATCGTCTTCTTCGGGCCCGTTGAGGCGCTGACTCACTACAGCACCGTCCCGACGCTGTTCAGTAGCGGGGTGGAAGCCGGCACGACGGGCGCGATGGTTCCCGCGCTCGCCTACGCCATCTTCCACTACGGCATCTCCGCCTGGGGCGGCTATCTGGCGATCGGCATTCCGGTCGCGTACTACGTCTACGAGTACGGCGCGCCCTTCCGCACGTCGACCGTCCTCCTGCCGGTGTTGGGCGCCAAGAACCTCGACGGCGTCATCGGCCGCACCATCGACACGCTCGCCGTCGTCGCGACGCTGGGCGGTATCGCGACCGGTCTCGGCTTCATCGCCACACAGATCCTCACCGGCATCACCTACCGGACGGGGATTCAGTTCGGCAACGTGGAGACGCTGCTCGCCATCACGGGCATCACGATCATCTTCACCCTGTCGCTGGTCGCCGGCGTCGACCGCGGCATCCGCCGCCTCTCGGATTTCAACGTCGCGATGATGGCCGTCCTCCTGCTGGCGACGCTGATCGGGGGTATCGTCCTCGACAGCATCTCCGGGGCGGCCGTGTTGAACACGGGCGTGCTGGCTATCGGGACCTACCTCGGCAACTTCTTCCGCATGAGTCTGTTCACGGGCATCGGGACCGACGGCGGCGCAGTCTGGACCTCCTTCTGGACGGTCTTTTACTGGTCGTGGTGGATCGCGTGGGCGCCCTTCGTCGGCCTGTTTCTCGCGCGCATCTCGAAGGGCCGGACGATCCGTGAGGTGCTGTTCACCGCGTTCGTCACCATGACCTCGGTCTCTGTCGTCTGGTTCACCGTCGTCGGCGGCACGTCGATGTGGCTCCAGCAGACCGGCACCGCCGACATCCTCGGCGCAGTCAACCAGTTCGGCGACGGCGTCGCCGGGTACGCGCTCTTCGGCGCGCTTCCGCTCGGCGAACTCTGGCAGCCGCTCTTTTTGATCCTCGTCGTGACCTTCTTTGCCACCTCCGCCGATTCGTCGACGCTCGCCGTCGCGATGCTGACCACCGGCGGCAAGGAGGACCCCTCCAGCATCAACCGCGTCTTCTGGGGCGTCCTGCAGGGACTGATCGCCTCGATCCTCGTCGTTCTCGGTGGGGCGAGCGCGCTCCGCTCGTCGGTGATCGTCACCGGCGCGCCGTTCGCCGTCGTCTGTGTCGTCGCGATGTTCGTCTTCATGTGGAAACTCGCCAAGGACCACGGGAGCCCACTCGTCGACGGCGAGCGGACCTGGATCCGGAGCCCGAAAGGGGCCAAGACGTCGACCAGCGCCGACGACGGCAACACGATGGTCGCCGAGGACGACTGA
- a CDS encoding TRAP transporter small permease has product MNTTLLRKLERNFEGYIGTIMLFAYTLLIGYTIFQRETFGDPPSYTLSVTLYLFTWMTWLAAGWAIRHDSHFRFTLLRERLSNRVNYALRYLDIVAWVFFAGIVTVYLLETLQLRLESGRQILGTPIPLWTAYLAVAVGMVLIVVRSLQKAVLIRRQYKNGEDITPTSKVDI; this is encoded by the coding sequence ATGAATACGACGCTTCTACGGAAACTCGAACGGAACTTCGAGGGGTATATCGGGACGATCATGCTGTTCGCGTACACCCTACTCATCGGCTACACGATTTTCCAGCGGGAGACGTTCGGCGACCCGCCCTCGTACACGCTCTCGGTGACGCTCTACCTGTTCACGTGGATGACGTGGCTGGCTGCGGGCTGGGCCATCCGCCACGATTCGCATTTCCGGTTCACGCTGCTCCGTGAGCGGCTCTCCAACCGTGTGAACTACGCGCTCAGATACCTCGACATCGTCGCGTGGGTCTTTTTCGCCGGGATCGTCACCGTGTATCTGCTCGAAACCCTGCAGCTCAGGCTGGAGTCGGGCCGACAGATACTCGGGACGCCGATCCCGCTCTGGACGGCGTACTTGGCAGTCGCCGTCGGAATGGTTCTCATCGTCGTCCGATCGCTACAGAAGGCGGTGCTGATCCGCCGACAGTACAAGAACGGCGAGGACATCACGCCGACATCGAAGGTCGATATATGA
- a CDS encoding zinc-dependent alcohol dehydrogenase: protein METTAVVMTKPGTVRHQEIEIPDPGPDDVLLRVELSGICGTDVHMYNGGMDLDFPVVPGHEFAGEIEHVGERVETDSKGADIEEGDRLAVVPAMPGGSDDWYARNMPGRPRLSKDPDRFGFDNVDEQYAGGMSEYVVLPPKAAYYKLPEEMVVELGALVEPLSVGMHAFERSMQPGLPHMREGFGVGRSVAVQGAGPVGLFAICSATAAGAGQIIAIDALDERLALAEEFGATDLVNLTDHEPDELVTTVKELTNGNVGPDVVIEAAGVPQAVEQGLELPHDGGTYVEAGHFAYNGESEINPTRIVQKELNIYGSLAYPPTQFESAIELLSQLEDDVPFRKLFNFKTTFEDAETAYAAQESGEAYRATVHPHGI from the coding sequence ATGGAGACCACTGCAGTAGTCATGACGAAACCCGGAACGGTACGTCACCAGGAGATCGAGATTCCCGACCCCGGTCCGGACGACGTGCTTCTCCGCGTCGAACTGTCCGGCATCTGCGGCACCGACGTACATATGTACAACGGGGGAATGGATCTCGACTTCCCCGTCGTCCCGGGTCACGAGTTCGCCGGTGAGATAGAGCACGTCGGCGAACGCGTCGAGACCGACTCGAAAGGGGCCGACATCGAGGAGGGGGACCGCCTAGCCGTCGTCCCGGCGATGCCCGGCGGCAGCGACGACTGGTACGCCCGAAACATGCCGGGCCGTCCCCGACTGAGCAAGGACCCCGATCGGTTCGGCTTCGACAACGTCGACGAGCAGTACGCCGGCGGCATGAGCGAATACGTCGTCCTGCCGCCGAAGGCCGCCTACTACAAACTTCCCGAGGAGATGGTCGTGGAACTGGGTGCGCTCGTCGAGCCGCTGTCGGTCGGGATGCATGCCTTCGAACGGTCGATGCAGCCCGGACTCCCACACATGCGCGAAGGGTTCGGTGTCGGGCGGAGCGTCGCCGTACAGGGCGCCGGCCCGGTCGGTCTCTTCGCCATCTGCTCCGCGACGGCGGCCGGCGCCGGACAGATCATCGCCATCGACGCCTTGGACGAACGGTTGGCACTCGCCGAGGAGTTTGGTGCCACGGACCTCGTGAACCTGACCGACCACGAACCGGACGAACTCGTCACGACCGTCAAGGAACTCACGAACGGAAACGTCGGTCCCGATGTCGTGATCGAAGCGGCTGGCGTCCCACAGGCGGTCGAGCAAGGTCTGGAGCTACCACACGACGGCGGCACGTACGTCGAAGCCGGCCACTTCGCGTACAACGGGGAGAGCGAGATCAACCCCACCCGGATCGTCCAGAAGGAGCTGAACATCTACGGAAGTCTGGCGTACCCCCCGACACAGTTCGAGTCCGCGATCGAACTGCTGTCGCAACTGGAAGACGACGTTCCGTTCCGGAAGCTGTTCAACTTCAAGACGACGTTCGAAGACGCGGAGACAGCCTACGCCGCCCAGGAGTCCGGTGAAGCGTACCGGGCAACGGTGCATCCACACGGTATCTGA
- a CDS encoding MoaD/ThiS family protein: protein MNVELRCYGAVRTALGAQSLERSLPEGATVATVLDRLGEANPDFARLARDEDGVVVMRDRTHLDRDAPLADGDVVSLSTSPVRD, encoded by the coding sequence ATGAACGTCGAACTCAGGTGTTACGGCGCCGTCCGCACGGCCCTCGGAGCGCAGTCCCTCGAACGCTCCCTCCCCGAAGGAGCGACCGTCGCGACCGTGCTCGACCGACTCGGGGAGGCCAATCCCGACTTCGCCCGACTCGCTCGCGACGAGGACGGGGTGGTCGTGATGCGTGATCGCACTCACCTCGATCGGGACGCTCCCCTCGCCGACGGCGACGTGGTGAGCCTCTCCACGTCGCCGGTGCGGGACTGA
- a CDS encoding MoaD/ThiS family protein: MDIECVCFGPIREAVGTKTVVQTLAAGSTVDDLLAELDRELDGFRGAALTEDGELREGIVVTVDTDNIRQRNGTATTLTDGDTVRITPQIQGGKPDRRPRSHSRHRSAGAEGGE; encoded by the coding sequence ATGGACATCGAGTGTGTCTGTTTCGGCCCGATCCGGGAGGCAGTTGGGACGAAGACCGTGGTGCAAACCCTGGCGGCGGGGTCCACGGTGGATGACCTGCTAGCGGAACTGGATCGCGAACTGGACGGGTTTCGCGGCGCCGCCCTGACCGAGGACGGCGAACTTCGTGAGGGGATCGTCGTCACGGTCGACACCGACAACATCCGACAGCGAAACGGCACGGCGACGACGCTGACCGATGGCGACACCGTTCGGATCACGCCGCAGATCCAGGGCGGGAAGCCGGATCGACGCCCGCGGAGCCACTCGCGACACCGATCGGCTGGGGCCGAAGGCGGCGAATAG